A portion of the Acidihalobacter prosperus genome contains these proteins:
- a CDS encoding tyrosine-type recombinase/integrase: protein LSPRQIDVLFRKIKKKVGIEDLHFHDTRREALSRLAAKFDVMDLAKISGHQDLRILQNVYYAPKVDDLVSKMD, encoded by the coding sequence TTGTCGCCCCGCCAAATCGATGTGCTGTTTCGCAAGATCAAAAAGAAAGTGGGTATCGAGGATTTGCACTTCCACGATACTCGGCGCGAGGCGCTGTCCAGGCTGGCCGCGAAGTTCGATGTCATGGATCTRGCCAAAATATCAGGCCACCAGGACCTGCGCATCCTGCAGAACGTGTACTACGCGCCCAAGGTGGACGATCTGGTCAGCAAGATGGATTAA
- a CDS encoding DUF1643 domain-containing protein → MIPLTETEGASTSNATFSKCRLYCYTLTRQWGTEVHITFIMLNSSTADEIKNDPTVERCERRARAMGFGGLRVANIFALRSTDPAALYQHLNPVGNDNDEAILKSAAGAGLVVCAWGKHGLLMNRSDQVKHLLKRNGITPSVLRLNKDGTPAHPLYIPYSVTPIPWEKALAS, encoded by the coding sequence ATGATTCCCCTCACTGAAACCGAGGGCGCGTCGACCTCCAATGCCACGTTTTCCAAGTGCAGGCTCTATTGCTACACCCTAACGCGGCAATGGGGTACTGAGGTGCACATAACCTTCATCATGCTCAACTCGTCAACTGCCGACGAGATCAAGAACGATCCGACCGTAGAGCGTTGCGAGCGGCGCGCCCGCGCCATGGGTTTCGGCGGACTGCGAGTGGCCAACATTTTCGCACTGCGCTCCACTGACCCGGCGGCGCTTTATCAGCACCTGAATCCGGTGGGCAATGACAATGACGAGGCCATTCTGAAGTCAGCGGCCGGCGCTGGCCTTGTTGTCTGCGCCTGGGGTAAGCACGGGCTGCTTATGAACCGCAGCGACCAGGTCAAGCACCTGCTCAAACGCAATGGCATCACGCCGAGCGTGTTGAGACTCAACAAGGATGGTACGCCGGCACATCCCCTGTATATCCCCTATTCCGTAACCCCCATCCCCTGGGAGAAAGCCTTAGCGAGTTAA